A stretch of Lactuca sativa cultivar Salinas chromosome 6, Lsat_Salinas_v11, whole genome shotgun sequence DNA encodes these proteins:
- the LOC111894124 gene encoding uncharacterized protein LOC111894124, with translation MSLKSQILWNCVALLNHPLQKQTVRQFHQFQFRPIPTTFHRHLRPTPPPLFRPHLFNMSSQASPDPPSDSSVPIKTVKVVASGRVQRVHYRDWTVQNATELGLKGWVKNRGDGSVEILLSGEADKVDEMQERCRTGPPLCVVTKFQSFPSTEDPGIGFQRLQSY, from the exons ATGTCACTCAAATCTCAGATTCTTTGGAACTGTGTCGCATTACTCAATCATCCTCTTCAGAAACAAACGGTAAGACAATTCCACCAATTCCAATTCCGTCCAATTCCCACCACTTTCCATCGTCATCTCCGCCCTACTCCTCCTCCTCTGTTCCGACCTCATCTGTTTAACATGTCTTCGCAAGCTTCCCCTGATCCTCCATCGGATTCATCAGTCCCCATTAAGACA GTGAAAGTGGTGGCTAGCGGTAGGGTTCAGAGGGTGCATTACCGGGACTGGACTGTGCAGAATGCAACGGAATTAGGTTTGAAAGGGTGGGTGAAGAACCGAGGAGATGGCTCTGTAGAAATTTTGCTTTCCGGGGAAGCTGATAAGGTGGACGAGATGCAGGAGCGATGTCGAACAGGGCCACCCCTTTGCGTAGTTACTAAGTTTCAATCTTTCCCTTCCACCGAAGATCCAGGGATTGGGTTTCAACGCCTACAAAGTTATTGA